CTTGAAGTCGAGAAAGTAGGCTTGTGAGATGAAGCGCGGCTCCAGTCCCTCGGCCGTGAGCTCTTTCACGCTGGCCACCTCGTCAGGCGTGTCCACAGCGCCAGCGAGAGCACCTGACGCCCTGGCCTTCTCTTCTGCGACCTTGGTTTGCCGACGCTGTTCCTCTTTGAGCCACCGGGCCTCGGCGGCGCGGCGCTCTGTCTCCGCAACCGTCACGCCGTTGAAGCGCAAAGGACTACGGATGAAGTAGCCGTCTCGGATGTACCACATGTACTCGCGACGTCCGCCATACAGCGGCTGGCCCTTGGGGTTCCGAATGTCGAACCGCTCCTTCTCGCTGAGGACGTATTCGTGCAGGCGGCGCCAGTTCTCGTCGCGCCGCTTCAGCACGCGCGCCATGAGCGCGTCGAGGTCCGTCTCTTCGGCAATCGGAGGGGTCCCGGGAGAAGGCAACCGGGCCGCGAGCGGCACGCGAATGGTGAGAGCGAGGGCGCCGACACAGGCCAAGAGAGCCGCACTGCGCCTAGCCGTGGGGTGGTGTCTCACGCGAGCTCCTGAGGTCGGGCGGACGCTGGCGTCATCCACTGAGACGAGAACTCGCGGGCGGAGGTTCCTGAGCCCCAAGCTCACCTACGCGACAGTCGAGTGACAACACACCTCCGTCGCGCATGTTCATGCGCCCCGCTGGCTCCGGGTTCCGGGTTACCATCCAGTGGCCGGTTGGGGGTGGGCATCATCGTCCGCCAAAGCCAAATTCTGATGTGGGGAGGGTCATGCCGGCGGCGCCCGACGTCAGTCGTCACGAGGATCGATGCGGAACATGGCGCAGCCGCCCGTCATTCGCGTGGCCGTTGTCGAAGATGACTGGGAGACGCGCGACGGGCTCCAAGAGCTGATCAACGGCGCTCAGGGCTTCCGCTGTATTGGCGCGTATCGGACGCTGGAGGATGCGCTCGAGAGGCTGAGCGAGCGAGCCCCTGACGTTCTCTTGCTCGACGTCCACCTCCCAGGCATCTCCGGCTCGGAAGGCGTGCGCTTGGTCCGCGAGGAGTACCCGCACGTCGAGGTACTCATGCTGACCGTGTACGCGGAGGAAGCAAAGATCTTCGAAGCCATCTGCAATGGCGCAATCGGCTACTTGTTGAAGAAGACGAGGCCGGCGCGCTTACTGGACGCCATTCGCGAGACCCATGCGTGCTTGGCCACGTTGGTCAGGGCTTCCTTCAAGATGAGATACAGGTGTCGGCGCTGATCGGGACTGAGCCGCACGTCCTCCGCGGACGCGGGAACGTCGAAGCTCAGCGCCGCGCCCTCCAGCGCGTCGTGTGCATGCTCCCTCACCCGCACGAACACGCTCGCGAGGTGGTCGCGGCGTGGATCAATGGACCACACGACATCGCTCATCGTGTCGACCAGACCGCGCGCGGTCTCGCCCACATCGTCGAGACGCTGTTCGATGGGGGCCGGCAGCGCCGCTTGTCGTTTCACCACCTCGGTGAGAATCGCCATCCGCGAGAGCGTGCCGCCGATCTCGTCGTGCAGGTCCGTGGCAATCCCCATCCGCATCCGTTCCAGCGCGACGACGCGTTCGAGCTTGAGGCGATGGACCGCGTACATCGCGAGCGCAAGCGTGGCGCCCACGAGCAAGAGCACCCACCACCGCTGCCAGATCGGTGGCAGGATCACAAATGATGCGACCGCTGGCTCGGCGCTCGCCACGCCAGGTGCCGAGGACGTGCGGACTTCGAAGCGATAGCGACCGGGCTGCAGGTTGGCGTACGTGATGGTGCGCTCCCACCGGGGCTCGCTCCACCGTGTGTCGGCGCCGACGAGTCGATGCACGTAGCGGAGCGCTTCACCGGTCGCCAGTGATATCGATCCAAAGTCGATTTGCACACCGTTCTGGCCGGGTCCGAGCTTCAGCTCGCCAAGTCGCCGCTCGCCGAGATCGGAGAGAGGCAGGGCCTCGCCGTTGACGCGCACGCGCGTGATCCGCACGGGCGGCGCGGACGCCACGGCGTCCATGCGTGGCACCAGTCGTGTCATCTCACGGGTCGTCGCGAACCAGATGGCGCCCTGCGCGTCGGCCAGAACGGCACGGACGCTTCCTGCGCCCAACCCGTCGCGTGCCGTGAAGTGCCTGATCTTGCCAGTGTCCGGATCGAGCTGGTCGAGCCCCCTGACGGTCCCGAAATAAATCCGACCAAAGCGATCCTCCGCAATCGCGTAGACCGAGTCGCTCGAGAGCCCCTCTCGGCGCGTGTATGTCACGAACCGTGGCCGCGCCGCCCGAGCGTCGTCGAGCCGCGCGAGGCCGTCGTGGCTGGATCCAATCCACAGTCGCCCGCGCCGATCAACGCGCAGGCCACGAATGGCCTGCCCAGGCACGCCGTCGGCAGGCCCGAACGCCGTGAGCCGCCCGGCGGCATATCGAAGGAGACCGCCGCTCAGCAAGCCGAGCCACACCTGGCCGTGGTGGTCCTCTGCGATGGTGATGGCGATCTCGTCTGGCGCGCCGGTCGCAGACCAGTCGATTCGCTCGACGGCACCCGAGGTTGGGTGCCGACGGGTGCAACCGTTCTGACCACCTGTCTCGACGCCAGCCGTGCAGGTCCACACGGCCCCCGTGCTGTCGACGAACAGGAGGGCCACGTGATTGGCCGCTAGTCCGTCGTCGGTTGTCAGCGTGAGATCGGGACGCGTCGTGGCGAGATCCACGATCGGAACCGCAGGAAAGCGGTACGCGCCTTGGTCGGTGGCAACCCACCACCGCCCTTCATGATCCTGGGTCGCGGCTTGGGTCCAACCCCAGTCGAAGTTGAATCGCCTGCTGTCGCGCAGGACGCGAAGGCGACGGCCCACGAAGCGCTCACCCTCGAACCGGCTGACATGATCGGCGAACAGGTGACAGAGTGTGCCCGTGCGATCGAGGAAGAGGCTGGGCGCCCCGTCCTGCGTGAGCCCGTCTTCGGTCCCATACCGCGTGAACCCCCCGTCAACAACACGCACCAAGCCGAGATTCGAGGTGGACAGCCAGATGTTGCCGTCTCGGCCTGCGGTCACGCCGAACACCCTCACATCGAGCGCGTCGTTGCCCTCGAAACTACGCAGGCGCGCCCGCGAGCCGTCGAAGGGCGGCACGATTTGCATCGGCCCCCGGTTCGACGCGATCCATAAGGACCCGTCGACCGACTGCGTCAAGCCGCGATTGATGTCGTCGAGCAATCCCGACTCACGGGTGTAACAAAACTCTGCCTGTGGCGAATCAGTGGACGCGCGCAGGCGGCACACGCCGTAGCCGATCAGCGATATCCATAGGCGCCCCTCGACATCGAGAAACACCACGCGCACCGTGTCGTCCACGGGCTCTGCCGTGTCGGGACCCAGGAGACCGTGGCGGTAGTCGAACTGCTGGATCCGACCAGCCCGATCCCGCCGGAGCAAACCCTCTGTCGTACCGGCCCACAACGATCCCCTCTTGTCTTCTACGAGCGACCACACACTGAGATCCGGCACGACCTCATCGAACTGCCAACCCTCGCCCGCGGGCCGGCCGCGATAGAGACCGTTCGCAGCGCCCACCCACAACGTGCCATCTGCTGCCTCGAGATCCCCTTCCAATTGACACTATACTCCCCATATGTTACGTTGCCCGTGCTCATGCAGGGACGCGGGCGCTCGCTTCCCCAAACACGCGCCCGATTCGTCACGCCGGTGGCTCGAGCAGCTCCTCAGGCTCGGCGCTGGTGGCCACCCGCACGGCAGATGTCAGAGCTGAAGGATGGTGGGTGCATGAGCCTCTGGTGGTGGTAGCAAAAAGGAGGTTACTCATGGCAGGCGTATTGCCGGTCGACGTCCTCGTAGACCTTGTTCTCGGCCTGGTGGAACCAATCGCGGCGCTTGTCGGGGCTCTGCTCACAATCCCGATCTGAACCGCTTCGGATCGACCCGATCCCAGGCCCCGCTCACTCGGGTGGGCGAACCAACGCTGGCTCGTGGGCGAGGTTCCCGCGACGCGATGACCGCGGCGTGTGGGACAGACGATAGGAGCTAGCGGGCTTTCGGCGGAAGGTGACCCAACGTCGGCTATCGGACGCGACCCTCGGATGCGACGTTCGGGAGCACGCCCAACCCGCATCCCCCAACACCCAAGACAGTACAGACCTTTCCCGAACTCACGAGTCAGCACAGTGTCGGCGTCCACGGGAACGTGAACCACCTCTAACGGCGTTCGGTGGCGCCGGACGTGGCGGGGGGGAACCGCCGTCGGGAGACGGAGATGGCCGAGCATCCGTCGAATCACGAGCGGTTCCCCGATGAGCGCGAGAAGAGATCCTGCATGTTCGCCGCAGGCACCGCTGATCAAGAGCCAGGGCGTGTTCTTCTCGCCAATCTCCGGTGAGCACGAGTCGACCTGAGAACAGCCACCCTCAAACCGCCATGCAGTTCGCCCTCTTCACCGCGATTGCTGCCGTGGTCGCAGCGCTTGCTGCCTGGAGCAGCGCGGCTCTCACATTACCAGTCGAGCCGCAGACCGAGACGCATCTCGCGTGGCCTCCCGACATCCTGCAAACCGCGACCCCCGGCGGCGCCGCCCACTTCCGTGATGCGACCCACGTCCGTCGTGTTGGACAGGTTCACAGTCGGGTTGCTGTAGTTGGGCCAATTGAACGCGCTGGTCGCCGTCCACTCGAACCGCAGCCGGACCCGGTCACGAATGTGAAAGCTCTTATAGAGCCCCAGGTGCACGACGCGAGAGCCCGGACCTTCGATGATGCCCACGCCCGCGTTGCCGTACCGCTCCACGCTGGTGCGGGCGGTCCCGCTACAGAAGGGATCGGCGTCCGGGCAGCCTGGATCCTTGAAGGCTGACAGATCGAACCACTGGTCGATCGACTGTTGGTCGGTCGGTAGGTTCCCATCGGCGATACGGTCCGGTCGCCACGTGACCTCCCCTGGTGTCGAGCTAGTCGTGAACTGCGTGTTCGTATGGATATCTGGGGCGCTATACACGGGCGTCAGGTGATCCCCACTTTGGAGGCTCACGACCCCGGCGAGTTGCCAGCCACCCAAGACGGCTTCGGTCAGGCCGTGGAAGGACGAACCGAACGGCCGGCCGCGGCCGACCGGAAGCTCCCACATGAAATTGCCCGTCAGCCGATGGTTGGGGAAGCGAAACAGCAGGCCTCGGAGGCTCGCCAGGTCAAACGGATTCTCGAGCGTGCCCTCAGTGTTCCCCAGGTGCTTCGACCACGTGTAGCTGACCTGGTACGACAGGCCGCCTGCCAGACGCCGCTTGACCTCTGTGATCAGGGCGTGATAGTCGTGCGTCCTGGCGTTCTCTCGCAGATTGATCACGGAATACTCCGGGAACGGACGCGGCTTGTCGATGAACGGAATGGCATTGGCCTCGGGGATATTGATATTCCGCTGCACCGGCATGGCTCGGCCAACCGTGCCCACGTAGGACACACGCGCGGCGGTGTTCTGGATCTCCTGTTCCAACGTCACGTTCCACTGATGCGTGTACGGAATGACGAAGTCGGGGTCGTGTGCCTGTAAGTCGCCGGGGAACGCCTGCGCGCTGGGCGTCACACCGGCGGTCGGGTACGCCAACGGCCAGACCAGCTCCGGGGCCTCGGCCGGATTGACAAAGGGGGGCTCACTGAGCTTGAAGGGTGACCCCCCCGCTGAATTCGTGGCCGGAGCGACGTTGTAGAAGAGACCATACGCGCCGCGGATCACGGTCCGTGCGTGCCCGAATGGCCGGAACGCCACGCCCACACGCGGCGCAACATTGTTCAGATCGCTCTTGGCCAGCGTCTCTGAGGGGAACCCTGCCTGTGACGCCTCGATGACGTTCACCTGCGGCAAGACCTGAGTGAACAACGGGCTGATGTTCGCCGAGGCGCCATCCGGAATGACGAGGCTCCCTGAGCTCGGGTCGAAGGTGGAGTACAGGCCATTGGCCTCGCTCCAAGGGGGGCGATACTCGTAGCGCAGCCCGAGATTCAACGTGAGCCGGGGATGGAGCTGCACATCATCCTGCACGAACAGCTCGAGCTCGTTCCGCCGCTCGCGGGTCGGGGGATTGGGAAACTCTCGATTCGCTTGCGACGGGATACCCAGCAAGAAGTCGGCATACGGCCAGCCGGTATACCGGTCGGTGAACAGCCAATTGCCAAGCAGCCCGTCCGGGATGTTGACCTGGCGTTCCAGCCTGGCACGTGCGAAGCGGACACCAAATTTGAGCGACTGGCGTCCCCGCACCCAGCTCGACGCGCGGCGCCACGCTCTCGTGGCCCTTCGAATAGGAGTGACGAAAGTAGTGGGGAATCTCTGCGCGGAACACGTCGCGGACCGCCTGCAACGTGGCTTCGGCCAGCTCCGGCAGCGCCTGGATGGCAAAGCCGCCGGGCGTGGTGATCCCGTCACAGGGCAGGCCGACGTTCTTGAGGATCTGCAGAGCGTAGGCCATGTACTGGGCGATTTCGTCGGCCGACCGGCCGGTGGTCCACTCCCAGTTCTCCATGAAGCGCAGCGAATGATCCGCGTACGGGTGCCCCGTCTCGAGATCGATCACCCGCGTGTGCGTGACGATCTCCGGGTGAATGTCCCAGTTGGGCAGCATGAGCGACCGCACGAGCTCCAGGCTGTCGGCGAGCTCTCGCCGGGTCCAGCCGGGCAGCCCGCGATCCAGACGTCCGACGCAGGCCGGATACGGGACGATGCTGTACTTGCCCTTGACGCCCTGGTCCGCGCACCACTCACCGAAGCGGCGTACGAAGCGATCCGGGATCTCGACAGGCCATTCGCGCCACGGTTTCTTGTACGCCTGGTTGGCGCCGCCGAACGCCTCGTCGAACTGCGGCATGGCGAAGCGGTTCAGGTTCACCAGGCAGGTCGAATCGTCGATGATCAAGGCGACTGGGACGCGGCTGGCCGGGCCAAGCACCGCGATGTCGCGTGCGCGCGCCGGGCGCCCGCCAAGCACGTGGGCCCCGAGCGTGCCGACATCGTCAACCAGTACGCTGGCGGCGAGGCCATCGAGCGTCCGGGACAGGAAGCGGCGGCGGGTGAGGGATCGCATCGGCATCTGTCAGTGGCGTTCTATCAGTGTGCCGCCGGATCGGTCTCTCAATTTTCAGGCACTCCTTATGGCACGGTTGATGCGCCGCGGCAAGCATAAATTCCTTTAGATAGAGTATGTTCTGTCACACAGAATCGTTTCTTGACACCACTCGTCGCGCGTGCCATAACGCATCATCATCCGAAACCGAGCAAGCGGTCAGAGACGTCATTCCCAAGGGCCTGTGATGGGAGAGTATCGTTCACTGAGCTGCCCTGGCAGCGGGGTCACGTGTATGTCTATTCGCCTCGCCGTGTTCTTCGTCCTGACGCAGGCGGCGGCTGCGTCTGCCGAGTGGCGCCCCGTCTCCACGCCCGGCGTTCAGATGGAGCAGCAGGGGCCCCACACCTGGAAGATCGTCTCAGCCGTCCAGGACGAATTCACGCTGGAGTCCCTCCGAGCCTACGCCGCGAAGCCCGGTGAGGCCTTTGAAGTCAGCATGCGCATTCGGGTTGAACCGGGCACCAGGGCCCTGCCGGAATTGGCCGCGTACGACGCCTCGGGCCAGGAGATTCCCGGGCCGTCGTCGCTGGCGACGGGGCCAAATGTGTACCGGACCGATTGGCAGCATGTGCGTCGTGTCTTTCCGGTGAGGCCGCAGGCCGCCACGGTCCGCGCGCGCCTTCGGGCGAGCGGCCGGGGCGAGGTGTGGACGGGGACCTCGAATTCCGGCCCGCCAACGTGGACCCCTATGAAACCGGGGCGCTCGTTTCGCCGCTCGATCCGAGCCGGCGGCGTGGCTTGGTGCTCGATGCCAACCACGGCGTGGTCAACCGGGCACACATCGCGCGGGAGGACCGCGACGGCGACGGCAAGTGGGCGCTGATCCTGGTGGACCTGGACGACCTCTCCGAGCCGGATCAGGCGGGCGAAGACTGGCGCACCAGCTTTCGCTACCGCCCCAACGAGATCTACTGGTTCGATGGCGCCGTCTTGAAATCGGACTCGGTGAGCGCCCATCGGCCCCCTGCTGTCACCACAGCGCTCCACTACCGCGAACGCGTCCGCCCTGGTGCGTATCAGGTCATCATGAATGATCCCGGCAGGGCCGTGGCGGTCTCCGTCGACGGCAAGACCTGGACGCGGTTCGCCGGCGGGTCCGAGGCGGAGCTCGGCACGCTGGACGCGCGGAATGGAGCCATTGAATTTTGGGTTGATACCGCCTACCCGGATCCGATTTCCGAGGGACCGGTGTACTTCGACTACGTGCGCCTGTATCCCGTCGACGATGCGTCTTCGGTCGACCGTCTGTTTCACGCCGCCCTCCAGCGACCCGGTGAGCTCACGCGCGGATCGGTTGACGAGCAGAGGGTCGCGCTGCGTATCGACGTCCCACGCTTCGCAGGCGGGACACACTGGCCGGTCCGCTCGGGCCTGCCAATCCCTGAAGGAGAGCTGGCGACCGCCGAGCACGCGGCCGTCCTCGACGCACGGGGCACGCCAGTGCCGAGCCAGAACCGCACGATGGCGACCTGGCCGGATGGCTCGGTGAAATGGCTGTATCTCGATTTCAACCACGACCTCTCCACCGCTGGGGAGGGTCGCCACACGGTCGTCTACGGCAATCGTGTGAAACGAGCTGAGCCAGCATCGCGCGTACGCCCATTGGAGCGCCGTGTATCAGCGCGAAGGTGCGACCCGCCTGGCGCACCGCTGGCTGAGAATCGCCATCACACGCCCAGAGGTGGGAAGCCCCTGACAGGGCGACACGACGCCACCGGCGCGGCGGTTGTCACGGTCGCTTGCGTTGGTCGGAGGTGCGTGCTGTAGCGGTTGGGCCCGTATACTCGATGGTTGCTCGGGCGCGCGGTCCATCGACGCCGAACAAGGTGCGGGTCCGCACCTCGAGCGTATTCTCACCCTCCCGTAGCAGCCAGTCGATCCGTTGGCCTCCCTCGAGAGACTGCCATGGGCCGCCGTTGATGCGGTAGCGGTATTCCTTGAAGTTCGGCGTCGCGCTGCGCGGATCGACACGGAGACGTCCCCGCTCTACCTGGCGGATGCGATCGAGCGAGGTGACGCCAGGCGTCCATTCAATTTGGCGACGGTCCGCGACCGGGATGAAGGTGCCCGCCGCGTAGGCCCAATGCTTGGCCAACGTGTCGTCCGCGCCTCGATACCACGTGTCCTGGCGGAACGCGTTGTTGTCGAAGATCACCAGCGAGCTGCCTCCGCTGAAGTGCGGCTGCGTGAAGGTGTTCTGGCGCACGTGGTAGGAGACCCACCAGTAGCTGTCGATCCGCCCGCCGTATTCCTCCGGGTCGGGCCTGGGGATCGGTTGACGATCGACGCCCTTGACCATCTGGACGCCCTCGCCGTCGCTCTCGCGGAGGGCCTCATGCAGCTCGAGCGCCGAGAGGGGTACGCCGTCGCGCTCGAAGTGGAGATCGTACTTGGCGTCCAGCGCCACCCACTTCGCGTAGTCATTGGACCACACCTCGTTGATCCCGTGGTGGAAGCTGCGGCCGAACTTCTCATGACTGCGATCGATGCCCAGGTTGCGGGCGACGTAGCCGGCGGCCGTCAGTACTGCCTGTTGAACCGTCATCGAGTGGCCGCAATGAAAGCCGGCCCCGGTCTTGCGCGCCTCCTCGAGGATGGCAAAGGCGTCGCCGCTGAAACGCTGGTCATCGTCGATCGGCCATTGTCTATGGACCCAGTGCCGCAGCACGAGGAGCTTGTTGAACTCCTGCTCCTCTCCCTCGATTGCCTCCAGGAAGTTGTAGTCCGAGCGCAACCGCAGCACGCGCGGGTTGTAGTAGTCCTCGGCGCCGTGAAACACCTCGGGAGCGAAGAACCGCGGTCCGCTGAGCCTCGCCTTGACGATGCTCGCGTCGGCGTCGCTGATGTGCAGGGGCCGGTCACTGTCGTCCGCTCGCCCCGCGAGTGGACGGGGCGACTCGCGGAGCGCGTCGCTTACCTTTGCCACCTGTTCCGCACCGCCGACACCGAGGCAGGTCGCCACCATCCCCGCGAGCGCCAGGAACGATCGTCGCTGATGCATCTCGACCTCCTATCAGTACGAGTTTTTCACGGACGCGGCCGCGTTCTGCCGAAGTGGCGCGCCAGGTAAGTTGTGACGACTTCGAGCTCGCGGCTGGTTCCTTCCGCGCCGCGCGCGACCATGTCGTTGACGATGCGCTGCCAGCCCTCGTCGTTCTCTCGCGTGAACGTCACGATCATCGGATCATGACAGCCCGCGCAGAGGCGCTCCACGAGCGCCCTGCCTTCGCCGTCTGGCAGCTCGGGCCGTGCAGGAACGGTCGCCGGCGGTGACGACTGACGCGCCGGGCGCCGCCCCACGTCAGCCGGGTTCTTGTCCTGCGCAGACGGCAAGGCAAAGGCGATCAGGTTGGAGCCAGACTCCGGAACCGACCGGCTCAATTGGAGTCCGCCGCCGGCCATGACGACGACGTACTGTCGCCCATCGCGACCCATGAACGTCATGGGCGCGGCCTTCGCATCGGCGTCGATGGTCGTGACCCAGCGCTCGTCGCCCGTCTTGGCATCGAAGGCGCGGAACCGTCTGTCGCTGGTCGCGCCGATGAACACCAGCCCACTGGCCGTCGCTAGGCTCCCGCCGAGCGTGAGTGAGCCGGTGTTCCTGATGCCCTTGGCTTCCAACGCTTCGACCAAGCCGAGCGGGACCCTCCAGCTCACATCTCCCGTGTTGACGTTGACGGCGACCAGCTCAC
This sequence is a window from Luteitalea sp.. Protein-coding genes within it:
- a CDS encoding response regulator, producing the protein MRNMAQPPVIRVAVVEDDWETRDGLQELINGAQGFRCIGAYRTLEDALERLSERAPDVLLLDVHLPGISGSEGVRLVREEYPHVEVLMLTVYAEEAKIFEAICNGAIGYLLKKTRPARLLDAIRETHACLATLVRASFKMRYRCRR